The Halorientalis sp. IM1011 genome window below encodes:
- a CDS encoding deoxyribonuclease IV, giving the protein MLRVGAHTSIAGGVHNAVDEQLEYDGNCGQIFSHSPQVWQDPDIDPDNAAQFRDNSADADVGPWVIHSSYLVNLCTPKDDLREKSIDSMQAELDAADRLGIEYVNVHLGAHTGAGVDQGLSNAASALDELDVPDGVTILIESDAGSGTKLGGQFDHLATVRERTEQEIEFCLDTAHAFAAGYDLSTPEGVDDTLAEFDDVVGLDDLACVHLNDSKHECGTNKDEHAHVGDGLIGEDGMDAFVNHEAIRDVPLVLETPTEDGRGFAWNVEKVKELRDGD; this is encoded by the coding sequence ATGCTCAGAGTCGGTGCACACACCTCTATCGCCGGTGGCGTCCACAACGCCGTCGACGAACAACTGGAGTACGACGGTAACTGCGGGCAGATCTTCTCACACTCCCCGCAGGTCTGGCAGGACCCCGATATCGACCCCGACAACGCCGCACAGTTCCGCGACAACTCCGCCGACGCTGACGTGGGGCCGTGGGTCATCCACTCCTCGTATCTGGTCAACCTCTGTACGCCCAAAGACGACCTCCGCGAGAAGTCGATCGACTCGATGCAGGCGGAACTCGACGCCGCCGACCGACTGGGAATCGAGTACGTCAACGTCCACCTGGGGGCCCACACGGGTGCCGGCGTCGATCAGGGCCTCTCCAACGCCGCGAGCGCGCTGGACGAACTCGACGTGCCCGACGGCGTCACCATTCTGATCGAGAGCGACGCGGGCAGCGGCACGAAACTCGGCGGGCAGTTCGACCATCTCGCGACCGTCCGGGAGCGCACCGAACAGGAGATCGAGTTCTGTCTGGACACGGCCCACGCCTTCGCGGCGGGCTACGACCTCTCGACGCCCGAGGGAGTCGACGACACGCTCGCGGAGTTCGACGACGTGGTCGGCCTCGACGATCTGGCCTGCGTCCACCTCAACGACTCCAAACACGAGTGTGGCACCAACAAGGACGAACACGCCCACGTGGGAGACGGCCTGATCGGCGAGGACGGTATGGACGCGTTCGTCAACCACGAAGCCATCCGGGACGTCCCCCTCGTGCTGGAGACGCCCACGGAGGACGGCCGCGGCTTCGCCTGGAACGTCGAGAAGGTCAAGGAGCTCCGGGACGGCGACTAA
- a CDS encoding GMP synthase subunit A: MTRIDVVDNHGQFTHLEHRALRDLGVDVELIDNTTPPEEIDADGLVLSGGPDIDDIGNCPDYLDLDVPVFGICLGMQLIADELGGRIGEGDYGGYADVTVEITDDTDPLIGSLAPETRVWASHADEVKEVPDGFTRTATSDVCGVEAMSDRDRDLYGVQWHPEVSHTEEGEAVFENFLSVCE; encoded by the coding sequence ATGACGCGTATCGACGTGGTCGACAACCACGGCCAGTTCACCCACCTGGAACACCGCGCGCTCCGCGATCTGGGCGTGGACGTGGAACTGATCGACAACACTACCCCGCCCGAGGAGATCGACGCCGACGGGCTCGTCCTCTCGGGCGGCCCGGACATCGACGACATCGGCAACTGCCCGGACTACCTCGATCTGGACGTCCCGGTCTTCGGGATCTGCCTCGGGATGCAGCTCATCGCCGACGAGCTCGGCGGTCGGATCGGCGAAGGCGACTACGGCGGCTACGCCGACGTGACCGTCGAGATCACCGACGACACCGACCCGCTGATCGGGTCGCTCGCACCCGAAACGCGGGTGTGGGCCAGTCACGCCGACGAAGTCAAGGAGGTCCCCGACGGGTTCACCCGGACCGCCACCAGCGACGTCTGCGGCGTCGAGGCCATGAGCGACCGCGATCGAGACCTCTACGGCGTCCAGTGGCACCCGGAGGTCTCCCACACCGAGGAAGGCGAAGCGGTCTTCGAGAACTTCCTCTCGGTCTGTGAGTGA
- a CDS encoding RNA-guided endonuclease TnpB family protein, with amino-acid sequence MAWEVTRTVRVRLDVPDNRKSDLHATNNKFQYCVNRTADWAWRYPDEDCVTSKSEAENAIYDDLREETDYLHANLVQKAIKRATDDIDNCVDRLAEGENTSKPEYDTFSIVYVKRAASFYRDKVSLATVNGRVECEYDLPDNPEGTPHGEYLLNEKYSFSTSTVHYDSDADEFYLHAAMEQELDASSPEKAEDSRVLGVDCNVADHIAVTSTGRFVGNADYLNHQRREFEKRRASLQQTGTRSAHLTYQRIGDRFGRWSRDYLHRCSKELVAEAERHGCTHIAFEDLAQIRERISDGKKFQQWAFRELQEQVAYKADEHGIVVETVEPSYTSQQCSKCGCTLDENRDGQRFACLHCSYTANADYNAAKNVARKLALKLQRGQKSPAGGAFCQYALKSGAMTVNATDVASDTPVSAERESTGKPTASAVGS; translated from the coding sequence ATGGCATGGGAGGTAACTCGAACGGTACGCGTTCGCCTTGATGTGCCCGACAACCGCAAGAGCGACCTCCACGCCACCAACAACAAGTTCCAGTATTGTGTCAACCGCACCGCAGACTGGGCGTGGCGCTATCCCGATGAAGACTGCGTAACCAGCAAAAGCGAAGCTGAAAACGCAATCTACGACGACCTTCGGGAAGAAACAGACTACCTGCACGCGAACCTCGTGCAGAAAGCCATCAAACGCGCCACCGACGACATCGACAACTGCGTAGACAGGCTGGCCGAGGGCGAGAACACCAGCAAGCCCGAATACGACACGTTCAGCATCGTCTACGTCAAGCGAGCGGCCTCCTTCTACCGCGATAAGGTAAGTCTCGCTACCGTCAACGGCAGAGTCGAATGCGAGTACGACCTGCCCGACAACCCCGAAGGCACACCCCACGGCGAGTACCTGCTGAACGAGAAATACTCGTTTTCGACCAGCACCGTCCACTACGACAGCGACGCCGACGAATTCTACCTCCACGCGGCGATGGAGCAAGAACTTGACGCGAGCAGTCCTGAGAAAGCTGAGGATTCGAGAGTCCTCGGCGTGGACTGCAACGTTGCCGACCATATTGCCGTGACCAGCACAGGTCGGTTCGTCGGCAACGCCGACTATCTTAACCACCAGCGCCGCGAGTTCGAGAAACGGCGTGCCAGCCTGCAACAGACCGGGACGCGAAGCGCCCACTTGACCTACCAGCGCATCGGTGACAGGTTCGGTCGCTGGAGCCGTGACTACCTGCATCGGTGCTCGAAAGAACTCGTTGCAGAGGCCGAACGCCACGGCTGTACGCACATCGCGTTCGAGGACCTGGCGCAGATTCGAGAGCGCATCAGCGATGGCAAGAAATTCCAGCAGTGGGCGTTCCGCGAACTGCAAGAGCAGGTGGCATACAAAGCCGACGAACACGGTATCGTGGTCGAGACGGTCGAACCGTCCTATACGAGCCAACAATGCTCGAAATGTGGCTGTACGCTCGACGAAAACCGCGACGGGCAACGCTTCGCTTGCTTGCACTGTTCTTATACTGCGAACGCAGATTACAACGCAGCGAAGAACGTAGCCCGAAAACTGGCGTTGAAACTCCAGCGGGGGCAGAAGTCCCCCGCTGGAGGGGCGTTCTGTCAGTACGCCCTGAAGTCGGGGGCGATGACCGTGAACGCGACTGACGTGGCGTCCGACACCCCCGTGTCGGCAGAACGGGAGTCCACCGGCAAGCCCACCGCTTCAGCGGTGGGTAGCTGA
- a CDS encoding ATP-binding protein, whose product MASSLSAVELAYYALPAVTVLLHAGLSYWIYRRHWDQAGAKWFVITLITGGISAFFFWIYLFVPPSGGKRALFFPIALLAFCSYLSFTVFAGRYTGTDFHRHWLTRATMTAILGGFVVLSLTRPDGLYTTNVRLIQEPITYYAYEVEAGLGVVYLLTYALGGYTLYKLYVYLLSTSARATKQLALLIAAVLSVVVITAASQAGLFPADHLNHATYSTIPFNVFVTLALFRFDLLNVQPVARNAVVENLRDPVLVLDDERRVVDYNEASTHVWSDLEGRVGDPFEDVCPMLADVVDLREDGEEADRITMPADGQDRHYSVTVSRVARGDRDGEWLSILLRDVTALEQSRWQLEKQNERLDQVASTISHDLRNPINVADGYAEILTGMLDEDGIDADEADTAAGHLDEIRTSHERMESIIEDILTIAREGKTVEETESVSLATAARDAWANVDTGDATLTVADDRQIQADRSKLLSILENCFRNAVEHGSTGNQNAKRSEDAVEHGSTGNRTSSDDAVAHGPADVAVEVGGTSGGFYVEDDGPGIPAEHADDIFEYGYTTTEEGTGLGLSIVRTMAESHGWTVEHDSDYDQGARFVFTEGSKESVAETPTAVPE is encoded by the coding sequence ATGGCCAGTAGTCTCTCGGCCGTCGAGTTGGCGTACTACGCGCTGCCGGCGGTTACGGTGTTGTTGCACGCGGGCCTGAGCTACTGGATCTATCGCCGTCACTGGGATCAGGCGGGGGCGAAGTGGTTCGTGATCACGCTGATCACCGGGGGGATCTCGGCGTTTTTCTTCTGGATCTATCTGTTCGTCCCGCCGTCGGGGGGCAAGCGGGCGCTGTTCTTCCCGATCGCGTTGCTCGCGTTCTGTTCGTACCTCTCCTTTACCGTGTTCGCCGGCCGGTACACGGGGACGGATTTCCACCGTCACTGGTTGACCCGTGCGACGATGACGGCGATCCTCGGCGGGTTCGTCGTCCTCTCGCTGACCAGACCGGACGGTCTCTATACCACGAACGTCCGACTGATACAGGAGCCGATCACCTACTACGCCTACGAGGTCGAGGCGGGACTGGGTGTCGTCTATCTGCTCACCTACGCGCTCGGGGGGTACACGCTCTACAAGCTGTACGTGTACCTGCTCTCGACCTCGGCGCGCGCGACGAAACAGCTCGCCCTGCTGATCGCCGCCGTGCTCTCGGTCGTGGTCATCACCGCCGCGAGTCAGGCGGGCCTGTTCCCCGCCGACCACCTCAACCACGCCACCTACTCGACGATCCCGTTCAACGTGTTCGTGACCCTCGCACTCTTCCGGTTCGACCTGCTGAACGTCCAGCCGGTCGCGCGCAACGCCGTCGTGGAGAACCTCCGTGATCCAGTCCTCGTCCTCGACGACGAACGCCGCGTCGTCGACTACAACGAGGCCAGTACGCACGTCTGGTCCGATCTCGAGGGCCGCGTCGGGGACCCGTTCGAGGACGTCTGCCCGATGCTCGCCGACGTCGTCGACCTGCGTGAGGACGGTGAGGAGGCGGACCGGATCACGATGCCGGCCGACGGTCAGGACCGCCACTACTCCGTCACCGTCTCGCGGGTCGCACGGGGCGACCGGGACGGGGAGTGGCTGTCGATCCTGCTACGGGATGTGACCGCGCTCGAACAGTCCCGCTGGCAACTCGAAAAACAGAACGAACGCCTCGATCAGGTCGCCTCGACGATCTCACACGACCTCCGCAACCCCATCAACGTCGCCGACGGCTACGCGGAGATCCTGACGGGGATGCTCGACGAGGACGGAATCGACGCCGACGAGGCCGACACCGCAGCCGGGCATCTCGACGAGATCCGGACCAGCCACGAGCGGATGGAGTCGATCATCGAGGATATCCTCACCATCGCTCGCGAGGGCAAGACCGTCGAGGAGACCGAGTCGGTCTCGCTGGCCACGGCCGCCCGCGACGCCTGGGCCAACGTCGACACCGGCGACGCGACGCTAACCGTCGCCGACGACCGACAGATCCAGGCCGACCGCTCGAAACTCCTCTCGATCCTGGAGAACTGCTTCCGGAACGCTGTCGAACACGGTTCGACGGGCAATCAGAACGCGAAGCGTTCTGAAGACGCTGTCGAACACGGTTCCACGGGCAATCGGACTTCGTCCGATGACGCTGTCGCCCACGGCCCGGCCGACGTGGCCGTCGAGGTCGGCGGGACGTCCGGCGGGTTCTACGTCGAAGACGACGGTCCCGGCATCCCCGCGGAACACGCCGACGACATCTTCGAGTACGGCTACACCACCACCGAGGAGGGGACCGGACTCGGCCTCTCCATCGTCCGGACGATGGCCGAGTCCCACGGCTGGACCGTCGAACACGACTCCGACTACGATCAGGGTGCGCGGTTCGTCTTCACCGAGGGGAGCAAGGAATCCGTCGCGGAGACGCCGACGGCCGTTCCGGAGTGA
- a CDS encoding EamA family transporter translates to MRYVLWSLGAMVSYSSVFLLVKLAQRELPAFTVMTIAVPVLLVTTTLVTILTGEWEPTSVTGIHTLYAVAAGLGLAGAVVGYFRALATGPVSVVVPIYGLFIVGGATLGIVVLNEPLTARKGLGIGFAVLSIVLIAT, encoded by the coding sequence GTGAGATACGTGTTGTGGTCGCTGGGTGCGATGGTGAGTTACTCAAGCGTCTTCTTGCTGGTGAAACTGGCCCAGCGGGAACTGCCGGCTTTCACCGTCATGACCATCGCCGTGCCGGTACTGCTGGTGACGACGACGCTCGTGACGATCCTGACCGGCGAGTGGGAGCCAACGTCGGTCACGGGCATCCACACGCTGTACGCGGTCGCTGCGGGGCTGGGGCTCGCCGGTGCCGTCGTCGGGTACTTCCGTGCGCTGGCGACCGGGCCGGTCAGCGTCGTCGTCCCTATCTACGGGCTGTTCATCGTCGGCGGCGCAACACTCGGGATCGTCGTGTTGAACGAACCCCTCACCGCCCGGAAGGGACTCGGGATCGGGTTCGCCGTGCTCAGCATCGTTCTCATCGCGACGTAG
- a CDS encoding DUF192 domain-containing protein, whose protein sequence is MRVVHETEGERRALATTVDLADSFISQTVGLMGQSTLADDYALVFEFGDPGFLYRLRETVPRRVIHMLFVRLPLDVLWLRDDEVVKVATLSPWTGIGVAKADTIVELPAGSADGVDVGDTVVVEREESPDDPADTDAAAEPDTDDTGTADTDESAATGDGTAAPADGTGDAATAEDEPAADEQS, encoded by the coding sequence ATGCGCGTCGTCCACGAGACCGAGGGCGAGCGGCGAGCGCTTGCGACGACCGTCGACCTCGCCGACTCCTTTATCTCCCAGACCGTCGGGTTGATGGGGCAGTCCACGCTGGCCGACGACTACGCACTCGTCTTCGAGTTCGGCGACCCCGGCTTCCTCTATCGGCTGCGGGAGACCGTCCCGCGGCGCGTGATCCACATGCTGTTCGTCCGGCTGCCGCTGGACGTGCTCTGGCTCCGTGACGACGAGGTCGTGAAAGTCGCGACGCTCTCGCCGTGGACCGGAATCGGCGTCGCCAAGGCCGACACCATCGTCGAACTCCCCGCCGGCAGCGCCGACGGCGTCGACGTCGGCGACACGGTCGTCGTCGAACGTGAGGAGTCTCCGGACGACCCTGCTGACACCGACGCCGCCGCCGAACCCGACACCGACGACACTGGCACTGCCGATACCGACGAGTCGGCCGCGACTGGCGACGGGACGGCGGCTCCGGCCGACGGAACCGGTGATGCCGCGACGGCTGAGGACGAACCGGCCGCCGACGAGCAGAGCTAG
- a CDS encoding class I SAM-dependent methyltransferase yields the protein MREFSAEYLETTRVGMWEDSRDALADLDLPGRKRVLDVGCGTGELTRVLREETPGEVVGLDADRGLLASVDPPRLQGDALSLPVADDSFDLVVCQALLVNLPDPAAAVAEFARVSTDLVAVIEPNNAAVSVTSSADPEATLARRARELYLQGISTDAALGADAAALFEDEGLTDVSTTRYDHERRIEPPYSEHAVEAARRKASGEGLEADRETMLAGDATPEDVDDLRTAWRAMGRDVIAQMQSEEYHRREVVPFFVTVGSVTPESATHR from the coding sequence GTGCGCGAGTTCAGTGCCGAGTACCTGGAGACGACGCGGGTCGGGATGTGGGAGGACTCCCGAGACGCGCTCGCCGACCTCGACCTCCCGGGTCGGAAGCGCGTCCTCGACGTGGGCTGTGGGACGGGCGAGTTGACGCGCGTCCTCCGGGAGGAGACGCCCGGCGAGGTGGTCGGCCTCGACGCCGACCGCGGGTTGCTCGCCAGTGTCGACCCACCTCGACTCCAGGGCGACGCGCTCTCCCTGCCGGTGGCCGACGACAGCTTCGATCTGGTGGTCTGTCAGGCGCTGCTCGTGAACCTGCCCGACCCGGCCGCGGCGGTCGCGGAGTTCGCCCGCGTCTCGACCGATCTGGTCGCGGTGATCGAACCGAACAACGCCGCGGTGTCGGTGACCTCCTCGGCCGACCCGGAGGCCACCCTCGCGAGACGCGCGCGCGAGCTATATCTGCAAGGCATCTCGACCGACGCCGCGCTGGGGGCGGACGCCGCAGCCCTCTTCGAGGACGAGGGTCTGACCGATGTATCCACGACCCGGTACGATCACGAGCGCCGGATCGAACCTCCCTACTCCGAACACGCCGTCGAGGCGGCCCGCCGGAAGGCGAGCGGTGAGGGACTGGAGGCCGACCGCGAGACGATGCTCGCCGGTGACGCCACGCCAGAGGACGTCGACGACCTCCGGACGGCCTGGCGCGCGATGGGCCGGGACGTGATCGCCCAGATGCAGTCCGAGGAGTACCACCGTCGCGAGGTCGTCCCCTTCTTCGTCACGGTCGGTTCGGTCACGCCGGAGTCAGCTACCCACCGCTGA
- a CDS encoding (R)-citramalate synthase, whose protein sequence is MTESSFFGNHPQLRDPSDVDDVQFLDTTLRDGEQAPGVSLTPGEKARIARGLDRAEIDFIEAGSACTGPGERETIQRVTDLDLDATITSFCRGIKNDIDLALDCDVDGVTIVVPGSDKHIETKVGTTHEDNVANTEELVAYAKDHDLWVEVIAEDGSRARVEYLEELMSASMDAGADRICYADTVGHATPDDTLERIQPMTELGPTSTHTHDDLGLAVTNALVSVAAGADLVHGTINGIGERAGNVALEEVAIALDHGYGVEPMDLTEVYDLAQLISRSTGVPLAPNKAVIGENAFTHESGIHTDGTLKDDSMYEPYPPEKVGRERRLVLGKHAGRAGVAAALEEHGIDADDDEIDEVVERVKAIGDRGKRVTDADLLTIAEEVVGQDRDRRVELLEMTAASGSGTPTASVRVEVDGEERVASGTGSGPVDAAVSAVQGALGHAADASLDSYHVDAITGGTDAVVTVEVEMSRGDNTVTVAVSDADITRASVEAMVEAIDRLIENEPDQVLADD, encoded by the coding sequence GTGACAGAGAGTAGCTTCTTCGGGAATCACCCACAGCTTCGGGACCCGAGTGACGTCGACGACGTACAGTTTCTCGACACGACGCTTCGCGACGGCGAGCAAGCGCCGGGTGTGTCGCTGACACCCGGGGAGAAAGCGCGCATCGCCCGCGGACTCGATCGAGCAGAGATCGACTTCATCGAGGCCGGCAGCGCCTGCACCGGGCCGGGCGAGCGCGAGACGATCCAGCGCGTGACCGACCTCGATCTCGACGCCACGATCACGAGTTTCTGCCGTGGCATCAAGAACGACATCGACCTCGCACTGGACTGCGACGTCGACGGCGTGACCATCGTGGTCCCCGGCAGCGACAAGCACATCGAGACGAAAGTCGGGACCACCCACGAGGACAACGTCGCGAACACGGAGGAACTGGTCGCCTACGCAAAGGACCACGACCTCTGGGTCGAAGTCATCGCCGAGGACGGCTCCCGGGCCCGGGTCGAGTACCTCGAAGAGCTGATGAGCGCGTCGATGGACGCCGGTGCCGACCGGATCTGTTACGCCGACACGGTCGGCCACGCGACGCCCGACGACACGCTCGAACGGATCCAGCCGATGACCGAACTCGGCCCGACGAGTACCCACACCCACGACGACCTCGGACTGGCCGTCACGAACGCCCTGGTGAGCGTCGCCGCGGGCGCTGACCTCGTCCACGGCACGATCAACGGCATCGGCGAACGGGCCGGCAACGTCGCCCTCGAAGAGGTCGCCATCGCCTTGGACCACGGCTACGGCGTCGAGCCGATGGACCTCACCGAGGTGTACGACCTCGCACAGCTGATCTCCCGGTCGACGGGCGTCCCGCTGGCCCCGAACAAGGCCGTCATCGGCGAGAACGCCTTCACTCACGAGAGCGGCATCCACACCGACGGCACCCTCAAGGACGACTCGATGTACGAGCCCTACCCGCCCGAGAAGGTGGGTCGGGAGCGCCGACTCGTCCTCGGCAAGCACGCCGGCCGCGCCGGCGTCGCGGCCGCCCTCGAAGAGCACGGCATCGACGCCGACGACGACGAGATCGACGAGGTCGTCGAGCGCGTCAAGGCAATCGGCGACCGGGGCAAGCGCGTCACCGATGCCGACCTCCTGACGATCGCCGAGGAGGTCGTCGGCCAGGATCGGGACCGCCGCGTCGAGCTCCTCGAGATGACCGCCGCGAGCGGCTCCGGTACCCCGACCGCGAGCGTCCGGGTCGAGGTCGACGGCGAGGAACGCGTCGCCTCCGGCACCGGGTCCGGTCCGGTCGACGCCGCCGTCTCCGCCGTCCAGGGGGCGCTCGGCCACGCCGCCGACGCCTCGCTCGACTCCTACCACGTCGACGCCATCACCGGCGGCACCGACGCCGTCGTCACCGTCGAAGTGGAGATGTCCCGCGGCGACAACACCGTCACCGTCGCCGTCTCCGACGCCGACATCACGCGGGCCTCGGTCGAGGCCATGGTCGAAGCCATCGACCGCCTCATCGAGAACGAACCCGATCAGGTGCTCGCCGACGATTAA
- a CDS encoding methyl-accepting chemotaxis protein translates to MSNVLDRYRALLWGSMDRLGVTGSVERKVVAAVAIQFAISLAQAVVPFLATGLVRVALVGTLVVAALVAFLNTLLITREDLVDPIQDLEATVASVAVGDLDVTAARSDQPDEVGSLTNAVADMSEYLTTVSRQADALARQEFDAPALEEDVPGEFGESLSTMAAELEGYTTELEEMTAELQERSANLEEMAAAFAEATERAREGDLTATVEYDASEDEYASVVDNYNELLGTLADTVGDVAAFASTVAETSDDLQSSVAEIDRASDEIAGSTGEISEGAATQSDRLQLVASEMNTLSATVQQIAASADEVADTAEEAAERGRSGREAAADAIEELDAVEDRIDRTAEDVAGLATKIGRIDEIVADVEEIAAETNLLALNASIEAARAGQDSEGFAVVADEVKALADEARTSADEMSDLIAEIQREADETAATAREMNEQVTDSIATVEGTLSNFDDIVEVVGELHTSVTEISTATDDQAGTTQEVVEMVDEVASISEETAAEADTVAAAAQQQTDSVSTVADQTESLSAEAADLTDLLDRFRLPGASVQPGSAVEPGATRPADD, encoded by the coding sequence ATGAGCAACGTTCTCGACAGGTATCGCGCCCTGCTGTGGGGATCGATGGATCGACTCGGCGTGACTGGGTCGGTCGAGCGGAAGGTGGTCGCGGCGGTGGCGATCCAGTTCGCTATCTCGCTGGCCCAGGCCGTCGTCCCGTTTCTGGCCACCGGGCTCGTCCGCGTCGCGCTGGTCGGCACGCTCGTCGTCGCGGCCCTCGTCGCGTTCCTGAACACTCTCCTCATCACGCGCGAGGATCTGGTCGACCCGATCCAGGACCTCGAAGCGACGGTCGCGTCGGTGGCGGTCGGCGACCTCGACGTGACCGCCGCCAGATCCGACCAGCCCGACGAGGTCGGGTCACTCACCAACGCCGTCGCCGACATGAGCGAGTACCTGACGACCGTCTCTCGGCAGGCCGACGCGCTGGCCCGCCAGGAGTTCGACGCGCCCGCGCTGGAGGAGGACGTCCCCGGCGAGTTCGGCGAGTCGCTGTCGACGATGGCCGCGGAACTCGAAGGCTACACGACGGAACTGGAGGAGATGACCGCCGAACTTCAGGAACGCTCGGCGAACTTGGAGGAGATGGCGGCTGCCTTCGCCGAGGCGACCGAGCGGGCCCGCGAGGGCGACCTGACCGCGACGGTCGAGTACGACGCTAGCGAGGACGAGTACGCGTCCGTCGTCGACAACTACAACGAGTTGCTGGGGACGCTGGCCGACACCGTCGGCGACGTGGCCGCCTTCGCCAGCACGGTTGCGGAGACGAGCGACGACCTCCAGTCCTCGGTCGCCGAGATCGACCGCGCCAGCGACGAGATCGCCGGCTCGACGGGGGAGATCTCGGAGGGGGCGGCCACCCAGAGCGACCGGCTCCAGCTGGTCGCCAGCGAGATGAACACGCTCTCGGCGACGGTCCAGCAGATCGCAGCCTCGGCCGACGAGGTCGCAGACACCGCCGAAGAAGCCGCCGAACGGGGGCGCTCGGGCCGGGAGGCCGCCGCCGACGCCATCGAGGAACTCGACGCCGTCGAGGACCGCATCGACCGCACCGCCGAGGACGTGGCCGGCCTCGCGACCAAGATCGGCCGGATCGACGAGATCGTCGCGGACGTCGAGGAGATCGCCGCGGAGACGAATCTGCTCGCGCTGAACGCCTCCATCGAGGCCGCCCGCGCCGGACAGGACAGCGAGGGCTTCGCCGTCGTCGCCGACGAGGTGAAAGCGCTGGCCGACGAGGCCCGCACCTCCGCCGACGAGATGTCTGACCTCATCGCCGAGATCCAGCGCGAGGCCGACGAGACCGCCGCGACCGCTCGCGAGATGAACGAGCAGGTGACCGACAGCATCGCGACCGTCGAGGGTACGCTGTCGAACTTCGACGACATCGTCGAGGTCGTCGGCGAGTTGCACACGAGCGTCACGGAGATTTCGACGGCGACCGACGATCAGGCCGGGACCACACAGGAGGTCGTCGAGATGGTCGACGAGGTGGCCTCGATCAGCGAGGAGACCGCCGCCGAGGCCGACACCGTCGCCGCGGCCGCCCAACAGCAGACCGACTCGGTTTCGACCGTCGCCGACCAGACCGAGTCCCTGTCGGCCGAAGCGGCCGATCTGACCGACCTTCTGGATCGGTTCCGGCTCCCGGGCGCGTCCGTCCAGCCCGGTTCGGCCGTCGAACCCGGCGCGACCCGGCCCGCAGATGACTGA